A section of the Luteitalea sp. genome encodes:
- the glnA gene encoding type I glutamate--ammonia ligase: MKDDTTERARRTRIGQILESVDRLGVKFMRLQFSDIFGSTKNVEVPDKQFEAALEGRIMFDGSSIEGFVRLEESDMYLKPDLATFNVFPWPRETGQRVGRLICDITDTDGTPCAGCPRQVLKRTIRRAATAGYTMYVGPEAEFFLFQTRHGQATTETHDAGGYFDLTPVDLGEEVRRQIVLALEAMGFEVEAAHHEVAAGQHEIDLRHDDVLTSADSVSTFRFIVKNVAMQNSLHATFMPKPLDGVFGSGMHTHQSLFHEGQNAFYDPKAPSELSTDCLHYIGGLLRHAKALCAITSPLVNSYKRLVPGYEAPTHIAWSERNRSPLVRVPAPRGTATRVELRMPDPSCNPYLAFAAMLRAGLDGIENRIDPGPPVAKNIYKMSYRERRHLRIDELPANLSEALAALEKSDLMRDTLGDHIFEHFLEAKREEWSDYIRRVSGWEIERYLTMY, encoded by the coding sequence ATGAAAGACGACACGACGGAGCGAGCACGTCGCACACGCATCGGGCAAATCCTCGAAAGCGTGGACCGGCTCGGCGTCAAGTTCATGCGCCTGCAGTTCAGCGACATCTTCGGCAGCACGAAGAATGTCGAGGTTCCGGACAAGCAGTTCGAGGCGGCGCTCGAGGGCCGGATCATGTTCGATGGCTCGTCTATCGAGGGCTTCGTCCGCCTCGAGGAGTCGGACATGTACTTGAAGCCGGACCTCGCGACCTTCAACGTGTTTCCCTGGCCGCGTGAGACGGGCCAGCGGGTGGGACGCCTCATTTGTGACATCACCGACACGGATGGGACACCATGTGCCGGCTGCCCGCGCCAAGTGTTGAAACGGACAATCAGGCGGGCGGCAACGGCCGGATACACGATGTATGTCGGGCCCGAGGCAGAGTTCTTCCTCTTTCAAACCCGCCACGGCCAAGCCACGACAGAGACGCACGACGCTGGAGGATATTTCGACTTGACGCCGGTCGACCTCGGAGAAGAGGTGCGCCGTCAGATCGTCCTCGCGCTCGAAGCGATGGGATTCGAGGTGGAGGCAGCGCACCACGAGGTTGCGGCAGGCCAGCACGAGATCGACCTTCGCCATGACGATGTGTTGACCAGCGCCGACAGCGTCAGCACATTCCGCTTCATCGTGAAGAACGTCGCGATGCAGAACAGCCTGCACGCGACCTTCATGCCCAAGCCGCTCGATGGCGTGTTCGGCTCCGGCATGCACACGCACCAGTCGCTGTTCCACGAGGGACAGAACGCGTTCTACGATCCGAAGGCCCCGAGCGAGCTGAGCACCGACTGCCTCCACTACATCGGCGGCCTGCTGAGGCATGCCAAGGCGCTGTGTGCCATCACCAGCCCGCTGGTCAACTCCTACAAACGGCTGGTTCCCGGCTATGAGGCGCCGACGCACATTGCTTGGTCGGAGCGGAACCGCAGTCCGCTCGTGCGGGTGCCTGCGCCACGCGGCACGGCGACCCGCGTCGAGCTCCGGATGCCCGATCCCTCGTGCAACCCGTACCTGGCCTTCGCCGCGATGCTGCGCGCCGGGCTCGACGGCATCGAGAATCGAATCGACCCCGGACCGCCGGTTGCGAAGAACATCTACAAGATGAGTTACCGGGAGCGCCGGCATTTGCGCATCGATGAGCTCCCCGCCAACCTCAGCGAAGCCCTCGCGGCGCTCGAGAAGAGCGACTTGATGCGCGACACGCTCGGCGATCACATCTTCGAGCACTTCCTCGAAGCCAAGCGAGA